CCTGATGCTGCACGACTGTCAGGGCAGAGTAGTCCTGTGATAATCTCCACAGGTCACATAGTAGACCAGGATTTGATTCTCCTGACCCTGCACTCTGACCCCTGCTGTGGACAGATCAATCAATAGAGTTTTAAATTACCAGTATCACCTCTCTTTCACCTACATATAGCACAGTCATGTAACagaagacatgaaaataaataaaacattaagaaaatacTGGCTAAAATACACATAATTCACTGGTAAGGAAAATCTCTCTAGCTAGATTTATCTTACCACTAAAAATTTGTTCTATAAgatttttatatacatttttcgGTCCTTAAGCAGCAGCACATTATTAACCAGACCCTGGTTATTATGAGCAACAGCTCGTGACCATGTTTAGtcaactgacagacagagagagagaggagatgtgcGAGACGTGAAAATAACAGCTGCCCTTTTTTAAGCAGCCTGTTATAAATATACCTGCTCATCAAAGCCAGCAAAGTGGAAATTCACGGGATGAGTAATAATGGCGAGAACAGGATCTGTACAAATCTGTATCATTTATATATGCAACATGTATATAGACTAAGCCTCCTTAGAACATAGACACAATTTCTGCAACTTTAAATAATCCACTAATAATCACTAATAATTAGGCAGGCGTCTGCAGACTGAAAAGCAGAAGCACACAGAACCTAAAAATGTGGTCAAGTTTATTTAAAATCAGGTTTTAAAACCAGACCAGTAGCTGAACACATGCAGGGAATACATTGTCAACTGTAAACCAACAGTATATTCTGCTAATGTACTGAAATGAGTGGGAGTAAGtacatttccatccacctgaTTTTATGCCCATTTTCAATTTGTGCATGAATGAACCTGGGTGGCAACATCAGAAATATGAAAGAAATTCCACCTTTTATGCTTGAAGTGGAAAATTGGTGTATTGTGGTATCAGCTAATCAGCTCCTGATCTTGATGTGCTCAACTCCTAATATTTACATAACAGTAGTGGGTAGAACACAGCATTAAtatgcattttcttttgcagattttctgGAAATTCTGTTGAACTTTGTGTTACACTTGGATAGAAACCTAACTAGTGAGTTACATAACTGCTGCCATTTCTTACCAGaagaaaatgcaaacattttaagGCCTCTAGAAATGAACTGAAGGCAAAAACTATGTGTATACTATGTATTCAAGACTATGTCTGGCCTGAGTAAGTATAACATACTGAGACTCTAAAACTCACCGGATTCACATTTAACCTTTGTGGGTACCTAGTCATGCAGATGGTTTCAGTTTATTGTGCTGAGGTTTTTAGCACCCCCACAACACGAACAGGCGTGGCTTGAGAAATGAATTTTAACTTGAACACACATTTCAGAATCTTAAAAGCAACTTCTCTTTCCGGAAAATAAGTTTCAGAGGTGGATATCTGAAAACCTCAGTGCATGAAACTGAAACCATCTGCACAGCTAGATACCACTCGAGCGAAGAGGTAAGTTTGGTGTACACACAGGTGAAATACTCACTTTGACAGAGACACACCACCAGCCTTTCCAATCAGCTCTTCGTGGTGCAGCACTGACGGATCCCACTGCAGGTCTAGGAAGTGAAGCAActtcctcatttcctcctctgggTGAAGGACGAGCTGCTCATAATGGACGGGCAGACATCTGCCCTTACCGGCTCCCTGGCATTGGCTGAACATGGTCTCCACGGCATTGCTCCACTTGGTCAGACAGTCCCTGTAGCTGGTCAGGTCGAAGCCTGAGATGGTCACCTGTGAATGGAGAGATAAGATAAACACAGGAGACACAGAAAGACGCAGAAATGGAAAATTCATTTAGTCACAACGTGGCACCAGAACAAGCATGTCAAGTGGCTGTTTGGACAGATAAGCTTGTGAGGAAGcttgtctgtctgcagcactgATAAGAAAGGAAACCCAGCATACCTTGCGTGATATCATGGAGTGCACGGTTGCCCGTCCGTCTCGTAGCATGAGCACAAATTTAGCTTTAGGGAAGATGCGTGCCAGGTATGAGAGAGACTTCAAGGCAAACGGGTCCTTGTTGCAAAGGCGAGGTGCAGGCTCCCCGTGGCCGACTATCACctgaaacaaatgtaaaaacagttaATATGTCAACAAGAAATGGCTGTGTTGTTACATGCAATCCATTCCTTTTTAATATCAAgatttttcatattcatattgaGACACCAACTATAAATATCTTGCTTTTAATACAGATGAGCACTTATcctattaaataaaaacataaaaatttcACCCAAGACAGAGTAATTATTACCCAAACCAGTTCATCATTGTGGAAActatgtttatttgctttcttggtAGATGAGAAACTCTCTTATGTGTCAATTCAATATGAGGCTTCAGCCAGCAGAGTGTAAAACAATCATTTGTGCCCTGCCCTATCTGAGAAATAATCTGGTTCACAAAattcataaaaccacaacttgtcatttaaCAATGgttttgtacaaattaaacaagaTTTAACATGTTATAATAATCTTTATAAGTtctggtaggtggattttgttaccgCTGCCAGGAGTAACTTCTTCCCGTCTAACTCTcagtaagaaagaaaataaatgcatttcctaaaatgtcaaaacctGCTTTTAATTATCATCTCCACAGTTTGTGTCATCAGTTTCAGTCTTCCAATTTTGCATCTTATTAAGCaattttgtggttttaaagcaaaatatttaataatattatatatataatagtataatataggttattttggactgttggtcagacaaaacaagcaatttgaagtcATCACCCAATAATGAtactttaatttacatttttacagttaCCTTTAAAAATGCAGTATAAACATCTGTTTGTAGATTAACAGATGCGGAAGTGTGTTTTGGGCTTAACTCTCCAAAGCACACAGATGCACCAACCAGCTCACCTCTAACAGGAACGCTCGCACGGCTGAATCCAACACCTGGTCAGTGACGCCTGCCTCGTCCAATCGTATCCTCTCTTTAACCGAGCGGCTCCAGGTGGCCCGCATGGCCAGGAGGCGGGGAATCACTCTGGTCTCTTCCCCACACCGCACGGCATTGTGGGCATCCAGCATGACGCGCATCAGCGTGGTGCCGCTCCTGGGAAAGCCTCCGATGAAGATCAGTGGCGTGTCTTCGGGGAAGTGTTCGGTGAGGGATAGGCTCTGATTGGCCGAGCCCAGGTTGAGCTCCATCCACCGGTGCCGATGGCTTTTCGGAGGGCACTCTATCCCGCTCATACCCAGGTAGAGCagggaggcagagcagaggagcacGCAGCCCAGCAGCAGGCTCGACCTGGTGTTCCTCATGGTTGCTGGGTGTGTTTAGAAGTCAAGAGgacataaaataatattaagGGAACCTGACTTCCTTCTAAAATTTCAATAATAGTCACTTAGACCTGGCTTGACAGGCAGATGAGGATGACAGCTGAGATGATGCTGAAGGCCTGATGGAGGCCAGGAGGGTGCAGTAGGGTGGGGGCTGGGGAGACTCCTGTGTAGCTCCTCAGCCCTGGTGTTGGAGAGCAGAATCCAGGCCTGCTGCACTCCACAGCTAGCCATGTCTCTTATCCATTATCCCTTCAGTACCTAAAACATGAGAGGAACAGGTCATACATCTCAGTAACAACTGCACCAGAATCAGTTTATACTGCTTACAGCCAAATAAAGGCATGCTTCTCTGGGATTGTAAATCCTATTGCAGAATGAGAAGTTTTTTCCCCCAAGCATGATCTCCCAACTTGCTGAGTAACAAAAAGGATAAATCATCCTATTCTAAATTTCCAATACATGAGTAACTGGAAAACATTAGCCACTATTCTG
The DNA window shown above is from Lates calcarifer isolate ASB-BC8 linkage group LG20, TLL_Latcal_v3, whole genome shotgun sequence and carries:
- the tpst1l gene encoding tyrosylprotein sulfotransferase 1, like; translated protein: MRNTRSSLLLGCVLLCSASLLYLGMSGIECPPKSHRHRWMELNLGSANQSLSLTEHFPEDTPLIFIGGFPRSGTTLMRVMLDAHNAVRCGEETRVIPRLLAMRATWSRSVKERIRLDEAGVTDQVLDSAVRAFLLEVIVGHGEPAPRLCNKDPFALKSLSYLARIFPKAKFVLMLRDGRATVHSMISRKVTISGFDLTSYRDCLTKWSNAVETMFSQCQGAGKGRCLPVHYEQLVLHPEEEMRKLLHFLDLQWDPSVLHHEELIGKAGGVSLSKVERSTDQVMKPVNTDALSKWVGHIPSDVISDMAEIAPMLARLGYDPHGNPPDYTRGELIASPFNYSQSLKTEETPHPS